A window of the Miscanthus floridulus cultivar M001 chromosome 14, ASM1932011v1, whole genome shotgun sequence genome harbors these coding sequences:
- the LOC136505591 gene encoding early nodulin-11-like — translation MYHRIIGRQNSTYTSNYPSAYILRPICLRLTSGPLISRTKQGPSFDRTLSSLPFTRRPPPPLPSPLPFTRRRPVLQPGSSSPLGPAPPLPSAARRGSPFPLGPAARPPLRRPCRRSPAAPPRSLPSNRVAVPRLRSRASAAASPAAGATLLERDGAAVAVREFVTLDELHAAVRLRIRTFYEYAVESVGAEYHTMCNVLFMAMTEFQKDVSLLS, via the exons atgTACCATCGAATCATTGGTCGGCAGAACTCAACATATACATCCAACTATCCGTCGGCATACATTCTTAGGCCCATTTGCCTTCGCCTCACTTCCGGCCCATTAATCTCGCGCACAAAACAAGGCCCATCATTCGACCGAACCCTATCTTCACTCCCATtcacccgccggccgccgccaccactgccATCTCCACTCCCATTCACCCGCCGTCGCCCCGTCCTCCAGCCCGGCTCCTCCTCTCCCCTCGGCCCCGCTCCTCCTCTCCcctcggcggcgcggcgcggctccCCCTTTCCCCTCGGCCCGGCGGCGCGGCCTCCTCTCCGGCGGCCGTGTAGGAGGTCCCCGGCCGCCCCACCACGCTCCCTCCCGAGCAACCGCGTCGCCGTCCCTCGCCTCCGGTCCcgagcctccgccgccgcctcgcccgcCGCTGGCGCCACGCTGCTGGAGCGCGACGGCGCCGCGGTGGCCGTGCGGGAGTTCGTCACGCTCGACGAGCTCCACGCCGCCGTGCGCCTCCGCATCCGCACTTTCTACGAGTATGCCGTCGAATCGGTCGGAGCCGAG TACCATACGATGTGTAATGTTCTTTTCATGGCAATGACAGAGTTTCAAAAG GACGTTTCCTTGCTGAGTTGA